The Elaeis guineensis isolate ETL-2024a chromosome 3, EG11, whole genome shotgun sequence region tataTTGATGAATTAAGTTCATCAAGTACTTTGcattaaaaatttgaaactcaTGAAACAACATACAGTGAACACGTAAACTTTATAATTAAATCTCTCGGCAAACTTTGCATTCGGTGCAGTTCCGTCACccctctctaaaaagaaaaaaatattgggtAGGCTCATCatattatagaaaaaatattttataaattttgattgactattttttattttacaatcaatcataattcatcatgaataataattaataaaaattaaataatatgaattttattaataaaaatatgaagTAATACTTAATAATTATTTCAATGGACTGACACATGATTTGGCAATTTGGCTCAAACATTTTTAAAACTTGAGTGCTGTAACCCAATAACCCTTAAACCACATCCCATCAGTTATTAGTGTACTCCAGATTCTATCACGTACCGTTAGCACCTCCAATCGGCTGATCCAAATACTGGAAGCAAAAGCGAAAGGGTCTATTAACAAAGGTCCTGAAATTAATGCTATTGGCGCACCTTCAGTTCATGGTCAATCTAAACTTTTCACCATagcttaaaatattttaatgtaagctatttataaatttatttttcaatattaatatttttaaatctatcattatatatgttttttgatttttttgagggGAAATTTATGATCTTCTTGGATAAGAACCTCCTGGAGAATCCGAGTGTGAAAAAACGTCAAGCCAACAGAAGCTTTGGTCCCTATCCTTGGCTTGGCGGAGTAACCAATCTGCCACCTTGTTTTCTTCACTATAAATATGAGAGATTCTGAAATTAGACAGTTGAGAAGCGAATGACCGTATATACAGCAACAAGGAGAAATTATGAGGACCTAAGATGAaattatccaaatattttttgcTATTGCACATAAAAGGAATAAAAAGCAGGGAAAAGGGAGTAAATTCATCCTAGATCCACGGTGGACCTGGTCCACCTGTGTCCTATTATATGTACTGGTTCAATCCACGAAAGCATTGTTGTGGAATCTTCCTCTAACCAAACGTTTGCGGTCAAATGAAATAGATATTTAGCTTACAATGCGCGGTACGCCCGAAGATCTGGGGACTGATGTCTTCTGTGACTGGGCCTGGTAATGGGCTAAGGCCAGGCGAAAACCCGTCAGGAAGGGCCTACTTGGGGCCCGGCTAGCCGATCGATAAGGATCACGGGCCAGCGATTTTTCTGGGTTTCATCTGGCAGATCCATTCGTGGCCCCTCGCCTGTTAACTTCCACTGCCTGGTTCTACACCCTCTCTCGTCTATTCTGCTCGAGCCCTAACACTAAACTGCCCGTAAACTTTGATACCGTTTTCTGCCTTTCTCTGAATCCTTGCTGCGTTGGGCATGGAATTTGCGTTTTATGTAAGTTATATATAGGCTTCTTATTAAGTATTCATATCTGACCCTTAATGTTCAAGCCTTCCAACTTGGCTTTCTCTACTACTTGAAACGAAGCTTTATTTATATTTGTTCTGTTATTTTttggaaaatgaaaaaaaaaaaaaaaaaactggaaaCAATGAAATTGACTGATTATATGTCATCATCCTATGTTGACTAATAAAAGGAGTGCTACATATGTTTATAACTAAGTTGATCCGCTTCCCAACTATTTGGGCTTTTAGACTGCGAGTTCGTGACAAGAGGTATTAGAGCCAAATTTATTGTTTGTTACAGTCTTTATAAATCATGTGGGCATCTCATTAAGAAATACAAAAGTTGGGTAGGACCTAGGCCATGCATGGGTGACCCTCCTCTCTAGGAGTTAAATGTGATGAGAGAGTAATGAAATTGGATGGGGGAGGTTGTCATAGTCCCATATCGACTAATAAAAGAAGTATTCCATAAAGCTACTAGTATGGATCGGTCCTCCTTCATCTAATAGCTTAAGCTTTTAAGCTGCGAGTCTACGATATATAACTAGCCTAGCTTTTCCGCCGAAGATTTGCTGTTTGCAGTCTACCTAAAAAATAAATCCAAGTTGACCAACAATCCAAAGCATGTGCACCTTCAATATATAGAGCTTTTGTTGATGTTTCATTGTAAGTCTTAGTTTAGATAGAATTCTAtttctaattattatttattttattattatcgtAGTTAATTATTCCCATGTTATTCTAAGTTGAGATAAGTAGTACTTTGTCTTTTCATAGGATGGTTCGAATAAATATTGGCTTCCGAGTTTTCACtggttcaaaaatattttattttaaataaacaatCAATATATAGTACCGTTGTATGAGTTTAAGGGGCAGTCTAGCTTTAGTTTTAATATGAAGGATCCACGTGGCCTACGAGAGAGGATACATATGCTCTGGTTCTTGGTGTGCGGTAATGGAGAAATATTTGTGAGACGTTCTTGGAGTACCAACTGATTTTTTTGGTCCGGCTTTGTAAATTTTAGTTataagtaaaaaatatatttttttccaatatatattttttcaattctattttttgttGCAGTTCTTGGTGTTTGTGTATGATGATCCTGGGCGGACCCTCCCtccagaaaaaaaaaggggggtggGGGGGTGTGTGGGTGTTGTGTTGtggtgggggtggggggaggaGGAGAGGGAAGATCCAGGGCGGATCCATTTTATTTAATTTGCAAGTGGTTGCAGTGCTTTACATACTCTTGGATGGTATACTTGCAGATTTTTGTAacagccttcttctttttttttttcaagtaaaaTCGACAGCAATCGGACTCGTCACGACGTACTTGTTGGAAACCCACTCCAGCTTCCCCCCCGCGTTCCTGATTTTCCCTGGGCGTGGATTTTTCAAGCTAAGTTTCACTGTGAATGTCACCGTCTGCCAGAGCCTGGAAAACTTAAGCTGGTACTCCGAAAGGTCTACCCTCACTCCTTTAGGCTCCGTGATTATGGCGTTGTAGGTCGAACGGGCTTGGCCTACGTTCGTAACAACCCTCGTGAAGTTGGCACTAGTTATGCTAGAGTTTAACGACACTCCTATGGAAGGATAGTTCAAATCGGATGCAGCAATCTTCTGAACGGTGGAGCAGTTGACCGTCCGACGGACAGTGCGTTTGACTTCATCATCGGTGTAGCCGAGGCCACAAAGGTAGTCGGTGTAACGAGTGGTATTGAGGTCGTAGACGAGGCCCGGATCCATTGCCGCCCACGGCCTCACATGCCCTGCACCAATGCCGTAGACATCGGCTGGTTCGTTCGTCCTGGCGTCGATGATAGGGTTCCCATCGAGGTCGAGACTGGTGGCCGACGTCATTATGGCGGATTGAATGGCGGCAGGAGACCAATCTGGGTGTTTGTTCTTGAGGAGAGCTACGATTCCGGCGATATGAGGTGCAGCCATGGAGGTGCCACTGCTGAAGGCGAATGGGGCAGTATTGCCGAACCCGGGGGGGTCACGCCATGCACCTAGAATGTCCACACCAGGTGCAATAATGTCTGGCTTCAGGATGCCACCGTTGATCTTGCTCGGACCTCTCGACGAGAAGGCGGCGAGGTGTGGAGACGGTCGATGACCGAACCGCGTGCCGCGGAATATGATTGTCGCCGTAGGGGTCGAATTTTTCATCGAATAGACGTAGCAGCGGATCTTCTGACCATCGACGTAGTTCACATAGGATACCGGAAGTACGTGGGGTTCAGCGAAGGTGTCTCTCCCTCGGTAGACGGGACCGACGAGGATCATTCCGGCTGCCCCGGCTTCATAAAGTCTCTTGCCTTTCGCAACATTAGTGCTCTCTCCCCCAGTCATGCATAACACAATCTTTCCTCTTACATTTAATTTGTCCAATGTGTACTCGTCGAGACACGCTTCATCATCGTCTGTACCGTTTATCCCTGGGAAAACGAGGGGCAGTAGGACGGAGGAGTTGAATGTGCTCGGTTGGAAGGCGGACTCTCCCTCGATTTCTATTCCATTTCCGAGCTTCACAGTGGCCATGATTCTTCGATCCGTGGCGCTCGCTCCGACCCCAATGAGCCATGGGGCATGAAATTCGAGCGACTGCCAATCCGGGCCACTGTTGCCCATGGCGCAAATTGCAGGGATTCCATGCTCGACCGCCGCGTGCAAGCCGATGGACACTTCGCTTTCAAAAAATTTCTTCTTCGTGGCTCGACCGATCGATAGTGTAAGGACATCGACTCCATCCGCGATGGCCTGGTCTATGGCTCCTAGTACATCGGCGTTGGTTGAAGCCTTATATATAGCCAGGTGGGATTTAGGTGCCATCCCGGAAGCCGTGCCACCGGCACTGCCGAGAACTGATGCATTGCTCGCAAAATTTCCACCGGCTATGCTAGCGACATGAGTTCCATGCCCCTTGTTGTCGGTAGGAGGTTGGGAGGGCTGTTTGCCGCCACGAAATGCGGCCGCGCCGATGATCTTGTTGTTGCAACCGAAGCCGGTGAAGTTACAACTCCCCTTCCACCTGACCGGCGGAGGCGGCATTCCGTGGTCCCCGAAGGAAGGATGGTTTGGGTGCAATCCAGTGTCGACCACCCCAATAATGATTCCTTCTCCATACATGGTCTGGTGCCACGTACCATTAGTCCACTGGCTTAGCCCCAAGAACTGAGGCGTATAGGTTGTTTGGGGCTCAGATTCCTCGTCCGGTGTTGCCGCCAGGAACCCGTCCATTGCTTCCATGGCCCGCACTTCCTCTGGAGTCAGTCTCGCGGCAAACCCGCTGATAGCATGGCGGTAGGAGTAGACCAGTCGTGGCTCGCCTGAGTCCAGGGGGGTGTTGGGCAGGAAGGACTTGTGCCAGCTCTCGAGATCTTCATCACCGAGAAAAACCGAGCCCTCCGGCTTTTCCACATGAATGATATAGATTTGAGATTTGTTGGCAAGGTCTTCTATTACTGGCAGAAGCTGACTGGTGAGAAGCTTGGAATTGCATAGGAAGACGAGTAGATGGGCCAAGAGGAGCAGGATGTGTTGGTGGCTTTCCATATGCGACGGGAGTAAACAGTCTTGTGTTTCAATGAAGCGCATCAAGGGACGTATATATGCATGCGTCGGAGGAAAGATTTAACATATGAAAAGTGAAGGCCATGTGGCTCGGATATTATAGGAGGACGGACGATTAGCAAAATGTTAAAGCTAGCGTACGTTCAACCGGGGATTTATaattttgtacaaaaaaaaaGCAATAATTAATAGATAGGCTTTTTATTCATCAACTTGCACCACACCTGAAAGTTATCATTGCATGATATCCAATGGTGGATTCGTGCGAAGGAAGATTAATCCTTCTTTCGCGCAAAAGATTAAAGCCTCTGTCCAAAGGAATCAATCATTGCATCAGCACATGTACATCTGGCTTCATGGGAGGTTCAAATATCATTCAAAGGCCTGGATAAGATCCATATTCTTACGTTGTTATCATCAATGTCAGTAATCATCGTCtattaatttttgacaaaaaataatttttaagatataACGAAGTGTCCATAATTAATTGGAGTGCCATGTTGGGACGTTTGGCTTGCAAATCTTTACACGAACACGCTTTCCTTTTTGGGTCGACTGATAATAAAATTGATAATTGCTAGTTACACGTGCTAtgcggaagaaagaagaaagacagGCAGGAAGGAGGAAGCCCACCCACTTTCGCCGGACAGACTTAGGATGCTTCCGTGGTCTGTCTCGGGCATTAACTGCCGCTTATGGACAAaacgtgcatgagaaaagaagaaTCACATGTTTGGCTGGTGACGGACTTCATCAATCAGCATGCAATAATGGCCGATCGGCCTTTGCCATGACATGCGCATGAGAACTATGCTCATATATTTACATGTAATTATATGGCTTAAGCAGCTTTCAGGGGCATTATGATGCTCAAATGGCATATCACTATAAGTTGGGTCCCTGGAGCTGAGCATGACCATTTTTATTCGGATTTCGGACCGGATctgtttaaaatttaatattttttgtatCCAAGTCAGAACCATGATCAGCTCTACTTAATTTGATCCTCCCATTTaatacacacacgcacgcacgcacacaccaCTACAATCTTCTCATGAAAAGATATGAGAAAAGAATTATAGGttaaagattattttcttttatgGGTCTTTATACTCTTGTTCCATACTTGTAATGCTTTCAAATTATGAAATCCAATTTTATAATTTGTTTGTAATGTTGTAATGCTTGGTTTAACTATGAAACTGGGAGAGATAGATCAATCAAGAACAAATTTAAGtatgatatataaaaaaataaagaaataatttgattttATACCAAGAAACTCTACAAATGAATCTATTTCTTCTCTCTAGAAGTTAATGAATAAGCATGGAGAAAAAGATAAgatctttatataatttttattcatttagtAAAAGCATATGATATATAGAATCTCTGGAGAAATTTTATGATggatgttgaaaaaaaaaaagaagtttctattagatatattattattatcaaggaTATGTAGATGATGCAATTAATAGTGTAAAAACCACTACTAGCGATAATACTTGTAAGTTTGCAATCacaataaatttatgatttaaccCAAATTAGACTAGCCAAACGTGGATGGACACGTGACATGGTAGGGGCCAGTTTTAATTAGTTGGACTCGGATTCCTAGGTTGATCTAGATAAGAAAAATCTAGAAATAGTTCTTTACTCAACTCTAAATCCTAGAGCCCAACTTCAGTGGGATAAGAATTCTGCATCGCTAAAATAAAGGCTAAGGCACCAGCATCATGAAAAATACATACCCTTtactctctctctactttttaagttttcttcttctccctttgtTAGATTCTAGAGCCATGTCTGACTCAAGCATTGAAAAGGTGCCTGCTAATCAACTCCGATGATCTTTTATCTCCTCTCTCTGTGTGTGCGCACATCTAGCACAAAGTGGAGCTTCTTCTTTGCATGTGGATCCACCAGCAATTTTTCACCTACTAGTTGGGTTTTGACGACAACAATTTACATTATGAATATGctctaaattaatattttttattctccTTATATATGGATGAGTTTACCAGAAACTAAATATTTAGGATGATATTTCTTTGTCCATACTATATGCAAGTGGTAGTCTTGGTAAGTGAAACTAAGATTGGAGCTCACTAATATAAGCTAATATAATGGAGGAGTGCATTAGAATCCAAAGATTTTATGTTAAGTAGAATCGGAGTGGAATTCAATTTTGGTAAAATATGAAATGGAGATAAAatttctaaaaataattatttttagtatTTATGATCGATTATTCATAAAAATGAAGATAGTGAACAGGATGCTtttcatataattaaataaattggataaaataaaaaagtacaaTGAGGAAggtgaatctttctttcatgccgTGAAAAGATACAATCCTCACTACAGtgaaaatggtcattaacgacgctattaaggttattttatgatgctaataAGCGTCGCCAATAAGCTTTACGACACTTCAAAAAGCATCGCcaaagcgtcgcctatgtaagagtggagatgaaaagcgccgacgctttttaaaagcgtcgacgctttttaaaagcgtcgttattttttaacgatgctttaaagcatcgtaaaattaaattataacggcgcttataagcgtcgttaaacttgttttaacgacgcttataagcgtcgttaaacataTTTCTAACAAcactttaaagcgtcgcaaaattcaattttaacggcgctttttagcgtcgttaatgacttcgcgtcctccactctaccaagataTTTTTCGAAGCGTTGGcttttttgtctttaacgacgcttataagcgtcgttaaatttttacgagttataagcgtcgttaaaggttttaagaaaaaaaaaatatagattttatatacaaaaaaaaagaatacatacattcctgtacaaaattatatcaattattctaacataaacctgtacaatcaccatcattcacacttgtacaatcaccaccattcacaccaaaagcaaacttaaatagcaaatttaatcaaaccaaaagatattattttatataaataaaaataaagtactaatcgtccattacaatcaagagtaatataaataaatataagaatacaataaaaataaaataatatcaatccgcaggcggatggtcgtcgttgtctccacgtgatgtgccgctgtctcgacgggtgcctgatgtgccaggagcctacaaaaaacatatcaaaagcatgatttgcatatctataaataaaaatatataaatcattaaattaatacaaaaatatatatttaataatatgtgtttacctgagatggaccatacatctctaataaagatgtaagccgatcaatctgtcccctcatggcctgcatctcggcacggctctgtcgcatctcctccatctcagcggcacgactctgtctaatctcttgtatctccgcctcgagtctacgaacgcgtgaatcctgagcatctgctgcagcatgctgcgtatatctactaacctcagataactgagtgggggtgactcctactccataatccCTCACtcgccgtagcgctctggtcccatcaactctgtgaacatctcggcctcgatacggctctgctgcgtagatgttgcggactcgtcgtcacgctccgcaatgagagatgtagccctctcctgtattttttttgaaaataagatttatacattaatagctaacaaaattaaatttaaatcattgtaaaaaatagaatattaataatgccgtacatataaatctctcgactcatctcgaacaaaagtaccatcctgatgagtatgagtcatccggtaaaactccacttgtccgggttccctcccatgctcatccacctacacaaataattttaattttaagcaaacgttataataattttaaaaaatatatgagtatcatgatacagacatggtccacgatacataatgatattagttatataaatatttcaatataaaaattaaaagttaattatgaaagtttaaggaacatacaaactcctgtcggagtcgtgcataactcttcgaccccgatgtatgaggaatagactgagctgctcgtacagctctaccaatagcagaataagtctgtaaaataaagtaaaaaacttgttatatatataatatataataaaaatcaatatttttataaaatatttagaaaaaaaaataataagcagataatatacctgtgccctctcggagaaccaataatgaaccaactccatctactgatgagggggtacatcaggaggacaattctagcaacctcctcctctgtcataccctgtctcatatagtccttcttcaattgtgctctatattctttccatttgcggttgagagacttcattacaaaatcatgagtggatggagggagaacaaacttgctctataaaaaaaaaagttaaataaaataaattatataaatgattaacaattaatatacagtatgaacatcaattcattacctctataactcggaggagctcaactttgtacgttgaaAGCATGTCATtctattttgcatagcccaacggacatagctgaggcctccgagcaacagtctccaaaaatgaagtcaataagcaggagCTATTAGTTTATCTGAATAAACAGtctccattaattatgaaacagttatatctattcacaatcttgttaggtcctcgagcaagagctattagtttatctgaattatttatctccatcatctttgatacctaaaaaaaatgatatgacgaagtgctgttgagttatctgatattaaatatgtatcaaaaattaatatatctcataattaaatataaatcatacctgattcgaaagccacatagggaataactcgatcAACCAtcactgttcaatccttgcattaggacgaatgttatgattggctcgtctctgataaattaaaaatttactgcataaaatataaatatatcatttaaaatattatatctaatataaaatttaaattttgatgtcattccttaaatatactaacctgcgatggtcagatattatatcactatgaagtaacacataacgatgtgcttgtgctaaggatttttgatcaagtacaatactttcagctcttcccaagaattttcagcagttaagaacttatacagttctgcattctccacaaagtcattatgccgttggggtcgactaaaaatagtctctacaccttgaagatatcttgaactaaatgtcaaacattcatccgcaatatatgcttcagcaatcgagccttcgggataggctctatttcacacataatctttaagatacacaagataccttcaagaattaaatatttattaaaatatcagtatgctgttgtttctaataaaattatcaaaagatttaaggtttgcaataatacctctcaataggatacatccatctataatgtaccggtccaccaactttaacttctgaagctaggtgaatgagcagatgtaccataatagtgaaaaattcaggaggaaaattttttttcatctggcaaagtgtaattgcaatatcagattctaactgatcaagttcccgaggatcaataactttggaacataatgccttaaagaatgacgataatcgaagtacaattgtaacaacttgtttcggcaatgacgatcttaaagctattgaaaaaatatcttgcatcaatatgtgaccatcatgacttttaagatttgaaagttttcgatcctttagatgcacacatcgtgaaatatttgatgcatatccatcgggtaccttgatacttttcaaaactcccaaaaaatttccttttctcgagcagatattgtgtaacatgcaggaggcacataaattctatcattagcaagcattttaggatgaagttcctgtcggatacccatttcttttaaatcaagacgtgccttcatgttatctttgctctttccatcaaggtttaaaaatattccaagtaaattatcgcaaacattcttctctatatgcatgacatcaagattgtgccgaataagattatgtttccaataaggtaagtcaaaaaagatacttcatttttttcataaatatttactgggctgttgtgtagatgctatctgtgtgtcttcctcattttcatcctcgaaataattgtctggatcttgaaacacctctgcatctatagtactgatactgacttcctctggtaacccttcgtgcactgagctttcaacatcatcccttcctctttttttagaggactttgagtgcttaccatagctgtaattgatgccatcaatttgtctatgaacatcagttccagaaggtggaataggggcacatcccaattctatagtaccatcaaacaaatctttctgaaatcgaaacggatgatttgcttccaaccatcgacgatgtcccatgtaacaaaatttacctctatgttttaaccaaattgaatgtgttgaatctccacaacaaagacatgcgacccgtccctttgtactccagtcagataaattggcatatgctggaaaatcattaatagtccataacaaagctgcccgtagtttaaatgtttgaccgttggaagcatcaaatgcatcaacaccctcccacaactgtttcaattcctctattaaagactgtagaaaaatatcaatatcattgcctggacccttatctcctggaataaccattgacaagataagtgatgattgtttcatgcacatccacggtggcaaattgtaaggtatcaaaatgactggccaagtgctgtaggtagaactcagggtccgaaatggattgaagccatcagaagctaagccaaacctaacactgcgaacatcagaggcaaaatcaggatgcctatcatcaaatgctttccattgaagactatctgctggatgtctcaacattccatcctttgtacgtccttcatcatgccatctcattgatgaagctgtttttgatgatgcataaatctttttcaatctaggtataagaggaaagtaacgcaataccttggccgatttctttttactccgtgttgcatccaattcattcagtacatcatctcgatcttctttttgtgttatccatcttgaagatccacatacattacatgactcttgattagcgttttcacctcgatataacatacaatctttcggacaactatgaatcttttcgtatccaagatccaattcctttactactttcttggcttcataatacgatggtggtaaacgagtgctttctgaaaatgcatcctttaataacttgagcagcatggtaaaacttttttcagaccatccattcaaatattttatatgaaataaatgtacaagaaaaaaaatcttaaaaaattttgtacaacccggatataattcttcgtctgcatctttcattaaggtgtgataacgagctgtctcatcattagatgtatgtataggctcctcaacatgcatcgttccgtatgcgtacatccatcaaacaacccaactgtttcttgtatactactggattctcctaaattttgaacaccaaatccaaaagcatctgtgatcaaaccacttatatcatcatctcttgcagaattgtcttgtaggctagtggatccaaaatgagtcaggggttggttacatgatgatggcaacataaattctccatgaaaaattcagtcggtataatctcttaaaaaattattccataccaaatgttcttcaacattttgtggatctaaagaagaactatttacacatttccgacatggacataaaatctttccattcaaactacttttctccataccaaatttaatgaagtcatgaactccatctaaatattctttactattccttggtttatttatccaacttttgtccattgtaggataaaaatgaccgaacttgtaatttatctaaaaataaaaaaaattatacaatctatattaatgcaatgagtaaaaaatatcagtcatttcataaaatccaaaaaaataacagctagataaagtttacatagtaaatgcttgctatcatcaactaataggtaaagaaggtcctatcccattcagaaaatgcattaattctataggtcaattacagaaatcaaatgatatgcaacaagagtcgaaaaaaatttcggcagcattttttcttagttcttccgtataggaagaacaaaagaaaaataccatccgaaatttttttcgaaccctcagcataccatttgattatggtaatgacctatagaattactcacatttttcaaactatccatactggacaatcaattgatcaatgtacataattcttttacccatacaaaaataaataaatgtacggatacaatagaatatgtacattaatcaaaagatgggtctatatttctatgcaatgtaattttttttaaaattaattcataattaacttgatttaatacctgatattaacttggggagtagtggacaaagaaacttggcccagcttaatccagatgcttagtcttcatcagtcacgaagataaggataacgtaggccacacgatatcagggtccagccacataacgagcgccacatgtcagataagcaatcaatcaggattcataaaactatgaaattatccattcatcaaccatgtatcacaacc contains the following coding sequences:
- the LOC105040256 gene encoding subtilisin-like protease 4 translates to MESHQHILLLLAHLLVFLCNSKLLTSQLLPVIEDLANKSQIYIIHVEKPEGSVFLGDEDLESWHKSFLPNTPLDSGEPRLVYSYRHAISGFAARLTPEEVRAMEAMDGFLAATPDEESEPQTTYTPQFLGLSQWTNGTWHQTMYGEGIIIGVVDTGLHPNHPSFGDHGMPPPPVRWKGSCNFTGFGCNNKIIGAAAFRGGKQPSQPPTDNKGHGTHVASIAGGNFASNASVLGSAGGTASGMAPKSHLAIYKASTNADVLGAIDQAIADGVDVLTLSIGRATKKKFFESEVSIGLHAAVEHGIPAICAMGNSGPDWQSLEFHAPWLIGVGASATDRRIMATVKLGNGIEIEGESAFQPSTFNSSVLLPLVFPGINGTDDDEACLDEYTLDKLNVRGKIVLCMTGGESTNVAKGKRLYEAGAAGMILVGPVYRGRDTFAEPHVLPVSYVNYVDGQKIRCYVYSMKNSTPTATIIFRGTRFGHRPSPHLAAFSSRGPSKINGGILKPDIIAPGVDILGAWRDPPGFGNTAPFAFSSGTSMAAPHIAGIVALLKNKHPDWSPAAIQSAIMTSATSLDLDGNPIIDARTNEPADVYGIGAGHVRPWAAMDPGLVYDLNTTRYTDYLCGLGYTDDEVKRTVRRTVNCSTVQKIAASDLNYPSIGVSLNSSITSANFTRVVTNVGQARSTYNAIITEPKGVRVDLSEYQLKFSRLWQTVTFTVKLSLKNPRPGKIRNAGGKLEWVSNKYVVTSPIAVDFT